The DNA region CATTTTGCATGGCTGAGGGGTGAGGTTGGTGTACAATCTCCAGGGGGCTGCTTTTTCTTAGCAGGCTTTTAAGGAAGCCAGAAAGAAGTAGGGTCTTACCTAAACTTTTCACTTCTTTGGGGAATTGGAAGGAATGAGATAGGGTGGAGGGTTGAACTGGGTGGGACTGGGAAGAGGAGGTAGGGTGGGACGAGGTAGGGTGGGAAAGGGTGGGATTTGTCCAAGAGGAAGTGTGGCATATCTGGACACTGTTGGAAGAATCTGGACAGTGCTGCATCAATTCAGGCAAGTCAATTTTATCTTTCAggacctcatttttaaaaaaatctatacaatgaCTAGGTTGGTCTCAAAGCAAGGTCCTTCAGAACCTGAGAATTGGGGGGATGTGTTGGAACTATAGTGGTTAGGACGGGAGTTCTGGAATCAGACTGCTTACGTTTTGTAGCTTTTGATAGTGGATGGTCTtggaaaaattacttaatttaacTCCCTGAgactcctttttttcccttctccctctgaGTTCTGCCTTCTAGGGAAAGTGATGTGCGAATGGGGCAGGGTTGATAGTTATGATGGAGGGAAGGTGAGACCCCCACATCAACAAAAGTACCTCCCCAAACCCAGAAATTCAAATGTTCACCCCCACAAAAGTCCACAGAAATTTGTAATCACCGATGGAATATCATTCTCTGCTCAGGAAGCAGGCTATCCTTGATTGGAAGAGCAGGAAAAATCACctacacaatttatttatttattttttaagagagtgagtttgagagagagaattttttaatatttattttttagttttcggcggacacaacatctttgtatgtggtgctgaggatcgaacccgggccgcacacatgctagtcgagcgcgctaccgcttgagccacatcctcagcccgacaatttaaattaattgctccctcctcttttttttttattaaatttagttGAATTACCTAAATTAAATGCATATAGTGAGCAGACAGTAAATGGTGgctattttcctaattttatttgcACAGTGTCTGGCAGAGCAGTCATTCATATGTAGTGGTATAATGGTGTTCATCAAGTGACATCatgcagaaaaacagaaaaaccacaaACTTGTTTGTTGGGATGATTGTCTGCCAGAGTGATAAAGTTCTTCTATGTGCAGTTTATTCTCagagttcaattttttttaattgcatatgtATTCTTTTTACTAAGGACTGAAGTTCATCTCTtaattccaaacaaaaataatagattttttaaaagtaactatAAAGTGCATAGAAGATGGATAGATGAAAAACCCAAATACAGATTAAATAATATCTGATGAGCCCTATACCAATTGATATTTGGCGAGAGGTTATAAGACTTGTTattaaacagttttttaaaacagcattagagatcaaacccagggccttgtgtatgctaccactgagttatacacATTTAAAACATCTCTGTAGCCTAGAAATTTTTCCAAAGGTGATTCTGATTACCAAAGTTTAAAAGGTTTTCCTTCTCTATGATTATCAAGTAAAATTCTGGTAGATGTTTCTTTGGtgctttaagattattttttactGAATCATAATTTACATTCAAACACATCACACACccctccttttttggggggtggtattggggaatgaagccagagatgctctaccgttgagctacatcccagccctttttaattttgagacaggtctcactaaattgacttgccatcttcctgcctcagactcctggctacctgggattacaggcatgtgccacctctcTTGACCCTCAAATAACATCCCTTTTATGTGAACAGTTTGAGCCAAAAAATGTGTATACCTAAACAGTATATAAATTTAAGACTAATTAGAGCATTGAACTCTGAGAAAAAAGATCTGAGAAATCAGAAAGGATAATGGTTCCCCCCCACacccctttttccccccttttttgatactgggaattgaaaccagggccttataTATGCTACACCAGCAGCTCTAGCACAAAGCTGCATCCCcaatcctttatttctttttgttgttgcacTTGtacaaggccctaagtaatttagggagaccctgtctcaaaaaataaaaagggccaggtgtggtggcacatgcctgtaatcccagcagtttgggaggctgagacaggaggatctagagttcaaagccaaccacagcaaaggtgaggtgctaagcaactctgtgagaccctgtctccctttaccaaaaaaaaaaaaaaaaacccagaaaaaaaaaaacaacagaaaaaaacaaaacaaggttaCCACTATGCTTCATCTGCATTTGAACACTGAAATTAGGATTAGTTTGCATTGAAAAGGGGGTTGGTGGTTTAAATAGAAGATGAATCCCAGGTCCTAAGGAGCATCTAATTTCAGCTACTGGCCACCTCACTAACTTGTGGGTTCACAACAAATTAGACGGTCTTCAAGTGCCTCAGTTTGTCTACCTGTGAATTGGGGATAATTGTACTATCTGCTTTAAAGTCCTGCTGTCAAGGTTAGAACATTGCATGGCAAATAATGCATATTTAATAAATCCTAGTTATGAGATTATGATCTGCACTATGGGTAGACTTGCAGCCCTTTTGAAAAGACTGCCTTTGTTCTAGGGCAGCAATTCTCAAAACTTGATCTCCTGATTTTAAGCACACACCACCATGTGTGCTTAAAATCTGAGGACTCcccaggcaccatggcacacacctgtagcttagctgctcaggaagctgaggcagaaggatcacaagatcaaagtcagccttagcaacttagcaaaattgtatctgaggctggggatgtggatgtggctcagtggttaagtgcccctgggttcaatccctggtatcccccttCCCTCCTAGAAAAACAACAACTTTTCCAGGCTGGAAAACTAAAGTAGTAGaattcattattttacatttttttcaagtatctGTAATATCTGGTTTAATAGAACATAAGTAGATTCTTGTATATGTCTCtataattggtttatttatttatttttttactttattttgtttatttatatgtggtgctgaggatggaacccagggcctcgcatgtgctaggcgagcgctgtaccgctgagccacaaccccagcccttaattggTTTATTTTGATACCTTGTTTTGGTAgaagtaaatgaagaaaacacaACTTTACTCAGATTTGTAGATGGAAAAaggaagcatattttttttcttttttctttgattgtCTGAAGTTCCTATAACCTTGCTCTGGATAGGGGTAGGGCAAGGCCTCAATCCATTTCAAAACTGTACAGGCAAGCACTGTAGGAATGCGACAGGGTCACTGCAGACCTAAGCATGCCGGAGGCTTGCTAAGGAAGCATACTTTGATAGCTTTttcagtggatttttaaaaacacaccaaAACTCAAAGTGCATGACTTTTTGTTTTGAACTAtggatttaacctaggggcacttcaccactgaatgACATCctagtcatttttattgttgttgctattatttttggtggggggataccaaggattgaactcaggggcactctaccactgaaccatatcccctagccctcttttgtattttatttagagacaggatctcactgagttgtctagtgCCTcgaagttcctgaggctggctttgaactcttgatcctcctgcctcagcctcctgagtcactgggattacaggtgtgtgccactgtgcccagctcaattttattattttgagacagggtctcattaagttgttgatgctggcctcaaacttgtagtcctcctgcctcaacttccagagttgctgggaatataggcgtgtgccactatgcctagctAAAACCAATAATCTTCACTGCTTCATTAAGGATGTTCCTAAGTGAAACTagtctttacatttttttcttttttaagtgagTGCATGATGAAGAACAATGACAGGCATTACTTTGATTCATGATAACACAATTTTATACAAATGATAGTATAGCAAAAAGGCAAATAATACCTTAGTGTTAAATTTATAGCTTAGTAACGTTATGAAGATAGTTTAATTTGCAGACCCTCTGAAATAGTCTCAGAATGCTGAGGCGTCATGAGAGCCtactttgagaatcactgttcTAGGAAAAGGCAGACCTATTTTGATATGTGATTGTAAGTCTTTACCAAGTATAGCAGTAccacttttatttctgtattgTAGCCATAGCCCtgtataatacatattatactatataacaatatattataaCTACTTTTCTCTGTGCCATGCACTGTTCTTAAGATGACTGTATATATAAATCTGTATTTCCATTCATTACTTTCATTATTTCAATTATGCATATAACAATTTTataagatagggctggggttgtggcttagtggtagagtgctcgcctaggatgtgtaaggccctgggttcgatccccaacaccacataaaaataagtaaataaaatcaaggtattgcgtccagctacaaataaaaaataaaataaaaacccaattttatcagataaattatgtattatccccattttgcagaaaaGGAAGCAGAAGCATAGGATGTTATGTGGCTTACCTAAGGTGGCCAAGCTCAGATCAGAGCCAAGATTCAAAGCCAAGTTCCAGGGACCATGCTCTTCCTCAGTACCAGTGAGTGACTAAACAAACCCAAGGAGGCAGGTAGCTGTTACCTGCTGTGGGGAAATGAGAACAGATGGACACCAGCTGCAGGGGAAAAGTACAGGAGTGGATGAGGTACCATTGCTAGGTGTCATGTGGGTACTTCTtcctaacctctgccctctgtcctctgccctgtCAGGATGACTTCTCGGGACCAGCTGGTGCAGCAGGTACTGAGGGAGCTGCAGGAGGCAGTGGAGTCCGAGGGCCTGGAGGGTCTGGTTAGTGCCGCCCTGGAGGCCAAGCAGGTGCTGTCATCCTTCACTCTCCCCACCTGCCGGAAGGAGGGCACtggtctccaggtgttggaggtGGACTCGGTGGCCCTGAGCCTGTACCCAGAGGATGCTCCACAGAATATGCTGCCACTGGTGTGCAAGGGCGAGGGCAGCCTGCTGTTCGAGGCGGCCAGCATGCTGCTGTGGGGCGACGCTGGCCTCAGCTTGGAGCTGCGGGCTCGCACGGTGGTGGAGATGCTGCTGCACCGACACTATTACCTCCAGGGCATGATCGACTCCAAGGTGATGCTGCAGGCCGTGCGCTACTCCCTGTGCTCCGAGGAGTCCCCCGAGATGACCAGCCTGCCATCTGCCACGCTGGAAGCCATCTTTGATGCGGACGTCAAGGCCACCTGCTTCCCGAATAGCTTTTGCAATGTGTGGCACCTGTACGCCCTCGCCTCCGTCCTTCAGCGCAACATATACTCCATCTACCCCATGCGCAACCTCAAGATCCGGCCCTACTTTAACCGCGTCATCCGACCCCGTCGCTGCGACAACATGCCCTCCACACTGCACATCATGTGGGCTGGCCAGCCCCTCACCAGGCACCTCTTCCGCCACCAGTACTTTGCCCCTGTGGTaggactggaggaggtggaggctgATGGTTCTTCGGGGCTAGCCTCCACTCCTCCAGCCCAGGCCACACTGCCACCACCCGCCACACCCGCCAAGACCCTTGAGTTGCTTAACCGGGACCCCGGCCTCAGTTACTCCCACCTGGGCGATCGCTTTAGCATTACTAAGAGCACCTTCTACCGCTGGCGGCGGCAGTCCCAGGAGCATCGGCGGAAGGTGGCCACCCGCTTCTCCGCCAAGCACTTCCTGCAGGACAGCTTCCACCGTGGGGGCCTCGTGCCACTGCAGCAGTTCCTCCAGCGGTTCCCTGAGATCTCCCGCTCCACCTATTATGCCTGGAAGCATGAGCTGCTGGGCTCTGCCTCTTGTtcaaccctagccccagccccaaaggagGTGCTGGCCGTGGAGAAGCTGCCAGGGCAGAGGGCTGCCGAGGGCCCGGGGCACTCCCCACTGATGGTGGCAAGCCCTGGAATGGTCTTAATGCAGCGGGCCAAGTTGTACCTGGAGCAATGCATCTCCCTGAACACCCTGGTACCCTATCGCTGCTTCAAACGCAGGTTCCCTGGCATCTCAAGGTCCACTTACTACAACTGGCGGCGAAAGGCCCTCCGGAGGAACCCCAGCTTCAAGCCAGCCCCGTCCCTCCCAGCTGCAGGAACTCCCCAACTAGTATCTGGTGGGGAAGGGGCCCTGCTCCCTTGGAaggatgaggtgggggaggggacagggaaagCAACAGGCGAGAAGCTCCTCCGACCCCGGGAGCTCGTACCCCAGAGAATGCACCTGTCCCGCTGGCAGAGAGACCTGCGCAGGGCCGCCTGCAAGCAGGTGCTGAGTGGGCATCTGCCCTTCTGTCGCTTTCGCCTGCGCTACCCTAGCCTGTCACCTTCCTTCTTTTGGGTCTGGAAGAGTCTTGCCAGGGACCGGGGTCGGCCTGGAGGCCTGTCCAAATATCGGAGGCAAGCCTCTTCCTTGGGCAgagaggggcaggaaggggaggagaaacagaaagaagcTGGCAGGAATGTGACAACTGTAGTGACCCCACCTGTGGGCACCCTGCCATTGGGGGCTTCTTCAGGAAAGGATCCAGAGGGGGTCCAGGGAGGGCCTTCCAAAGAGGAGGCCCCTAGAGAGGGAGCCACAGCTCAGAGTGAGCCCCATGGTGGGTCCCTCTCAAGCCAATCTGTGGTGTCAGTGGCAGGTGGCAAGGATGGCCAGGTGCTGGTGATGGACATGCTCACTACCACAAAGTTCAAGGCCCAGGCCAAGTTATTCTTGCAGAAGCGATTCCAGTCCAAGAGCTTCCCCTCTTACAAGGAGTTCAGTGCCCTTTTCCCCCTCACTGCCCGCTCCACCTACTACATGTGGAAGCGGGCACTCTACGAGGGCCTCACCCTGATTGATGGCTGATGGGagtgcagaggggctggggaggaagagggacCAGTTTGGAGAGGGTCAAGGACCTGAGATGACCCCTGGCTTGGCCAGGATGCCTTTGCTCCGGCTCCCACAGTGTCTATCCTAACTCTAAAAGAGCATATTTGCGTTATTTTCTGGCTTAAGGGCAGAGAACCAGAAATCAGCCATCTGGTCCCTTGTAGAAAGCTGTAGGAGCACAGATGttcttttttgcttgtttgctgGTCATATTTGtattgttgtgtttttgtttgatttaagTGGGTTGGCCAGGCCCCCTTGCCAGCATTGGAAGCTTTAAAGCTATATTTTTGGGGTGTATAGAGAGGTAGCTAAAGCTGTTTTCAGCTTTTCCTGGGGGCAAGAGGAGTATGATAGCATGGCCATCTGTCCCCAGTGGGCAGAATATATGCCTTCAGTTTCTTTGGGGGGTGGGACCTTCTTTACTCAAAgatgttttctaaaataatattagaattGAATCTGGGACAAGCTTCTGCCTCATATCCCCAGTGGAGAAGGTGCCAGGCTCAACATGAGCAGCAGCGGGAACGCACAGGAGGAGTCATGGATGACCTCTAAGCCAAGGCCCTGAGGCACTAAGGCCACTGAGGTGCAGCCTGTCCCAAGCAGAGTGTGgaaaggggtgggaggaaggtCTGATTCTTCTGCTGGGGATTCCCAGCCTCTGTCAGCCTGGCTGCTGTTGGGGACCCTGCCTTTCTGCTGAGCCTCCTCTCGGAGCCAACTTCAATGAGGGTCAGCAAGGGGGCCAGGCAGGTGGAAgactgaatttttattattaaatagtgAAGTtggaaaaccaaagaaataaaatgatgtgGTACCCACAGCCCTTGGTCAGTCTTATTTGTTCTGCTAGGATGTGACTGCCTATTCCCATTTTCCTCTTTGGTTTATGGGGATGGAAAGTGACCATTTTTCTCTTGATGAGACATGTTCAGGACCAGGACTTGGGGGATGAAGGGGCTTGCTTTGGAGACACTGCCTTGAATTGGATTTAGAAGTGACATTTGGTAAGCTGAGCTCtgggatggcacatgcctgtaatcccagctacccagaaAGCTGAAGCCGGAGGATTActagtttgaggctggcctcaacaatttagtgagaccctgtcacaaactaaaaatttaaaagggcatatagctcagtagcagagtgcttgcctattatgcaggaggccctgggttcaatccccgccTTAGGTGTGTGTGTAGCGGGGAGCTTGTGCCCTTCACAGTGGTGGGTGGTGGTTGGGTTGGTGGTGGCAGCAGTGGAGGAGATGATTCTGGCACCTGGAAAGCCTCCTCCCCTCAATGGGAAAATCTGGCATATAGGTGTGCTCAAGGCCAGACCTGCACTGACGGTCTACCTGCTGTGCTTTCTGTTTAGTTCATCAGTGTTATGCCCAGGCCTGCCAGGTCCAGTTTGTAGACAGGGAAACTGAACCTCTGGAGTGCTTAATTTGCATGCTCCCTCTGTCCACAGGAACTGGCTATAAGCCCAGACCTTTCCTGTTGGGGTGAAGTATCACCAAGGAAGTTCCCTCCTGCACTCCCTCCTCTTTAGATTTCCTGCAGTGGCTGTCCTTGTGGTCTTGGGAGTCATTCTTGGTTCTGTTCTTTGTTCACCCCTCATTCATTCCATCAGCTTGTGCAATGGACCCTGACTCCAAGTTATACCCAGCATCCTCTCTTACTGGCCCCTACCCCATTTCCTCTCTTGCCCTCACAGTTCATTTCCATAGAGCAGCCACGGAGACCTTTATGAAGTCCAATTCATTCCTAACATTCCTTGCAGTCACCTTAGGAACATTTTTATAATCTGATCTCAGActctctccc from Ictidomys tridecemlineatus isolate mIctTri1 chromosome 5, mIctTri1.hap1, whole genome shotgun sequence includes:
- the Vrtn gene encoding vertnin, translated to MTSRDQLVQQVLRELQEAVESEGLEGLVSAALEAKQVLSSFTLPTCRKEGTGLQVLEVDSVALSLYPEDAPQNMLPLVCKGEGSLLFEAASMLLWGDAGLSLELRARTVVEMLLHRHYYLQGMIDSKVMLQAVRYSLCSEESPEMTSLPSATLEAIFDADVKATCFPNSFCNVWHLYALASVLQRNIYSIYPMRNLKIRPYFNRVIRPRRCDNMPSTLHIMWAGQPLTRHLFRHQYFAPVVGLEEVEADGSSGLASTPPAQATLPPPATPAKTLELLNRDPGLSYSHLGDRFSITKSTFYRWRRQSQEHRRKVATRFSAKHFLQDSFHRGGLVPLQQFLQRFPEISRSTYYAWKHELLGSASCSTLAPAPKEVLAVEKLPGQRAAEGPGHSPLMVASPGMVLMQRAKLYLEQCISLNTLVPYRCFKRRFPGISRSTYYNWRRKALRRNPSFKPAPSLPAAGTPQLVSGGEGALLPWKDEVGEGTGKATGEKLLRPRELVPQRMHLSRWQRDLRRAACKQVLSGHLPFCRFRLRYPSLSPSFFWVWKSLARDRGRPGGLSKYRRQASSLGREGQEGEEKQKEAGRNVTTVVTPPVGTLPLGASSGKDPEGVQGGPSKEEAPREGATAQSEPHGGSLSSQSVVSVAGGKDGQVLVMDMLTTTKFKAQAKLFLQKRFQSKSFPSYKEFSALFPLTARSTYYMWKRALYEGLTLIDG